A DNA window from Halichondria panicea chromosome 16, odHalPani1.1, whole genome shotgun sequence contains the following coding sequences:
- the LOC135350157 gene encoding magnesium transporter protein 1-like: protein MAKTSCQTMKLISGVLFTLMVLFVIVNSQKSSKNAAKLESRVSQLLAWNQRRPIITLSSEKFTTFVKNKPRNYSIIATFTALKPQRQCSVCKEAFDEFTILASSWRYSQQYSSQLFFVMIDIDEDGMDAFQLMHLTTAPTYFHFPASGKKKPEDKYDIGRQGYQSEPLAKWVAERTGIQIAIMRPPNYTLLMIWVPVILLGSVIGYMKRENLHILFNTKYWAAAAMVWVFVMISGQMWNHIRGPPFSHRNPQTGEVGYFSGTSQYQFIAETYFIFVLYAVISGGVIMMNEKFVLFEDLGIQKVTPMVGLGIVVIVFGYLLSIFRLKYQGYPYSFLFR from the exons ATGGCGAAAACCTCATGTCAGACTATGAAGCTCATTTCTGGTGTCTTATTCACATTGATGGTGCTATTTGTCATAGTAAATAGCCAGAAATCATCCAAA AATGCAGCGAAGCTGGAGAGTCGCGTGAGCCAGTTACTGGCCTGGAATCAGAGGCGTCCTATTATTACTCTCTCCTCTGAGAAGTTCACCACTTTCGTCAAGAACAAGCCTCGTAACTACTCCATTATAGCGACCTTTACTGCACTCAAGCCTCAACGGCAATGCTCAGTCTGCAA AGAAGCCTTTGATGAGTTCACTATCCTGGCCAGCTCGTGGCGCTACTCCCAGCAGTACTCTTCACAACTGTTCTTTGTCATGATAGACATTGATGAGGATGGTATGGATGCTTTTCAACTG ATGCACCTCACGACAGCACCCACCTACTTCCACTTCCCTGCCTCTGgtaaaaagaaaccagaggacAAGTACGATATAGGCAG GCAAGGTTATCAGTCTGAACCCCTTGCTAAGTGGGTGGCAGAGCGTACTGGAATCCAG ATAGCTATAATGCGTCCTCCCAACTACACCCTGCTCATGATCTGGGTCCCGGTGATTCTCCTCGGCTCTGTCATTGGctacatgaagagagagaatCTACACATACTTTTTAAtaccaagtactgggcagcgGCTGCCATG GTGTGGGTGTTTGTGATGATCTCTGGTCAGATGTGGAACCACATTCGAGGACCCCCTTTCTCACACCGCAATCCACAGACTGGCGAAGTG GGCTACTTTAGTGGGACCAGTCAGTACCAGTTCATCGCAGAGACCTATTTCATCTTCGTTTTAT ATGCTGTTATCTCTGGAGGTGTCATCATGATGAATGAAAAGTTTGTGTTGTTTGAAGACTTGGGAATTCAGAAAG tcaCCCCGATGGTGGGCCTGGGTATTGTAGTGATTGTGTTTGGCTACCTTCTCTCCATCTTTCGGCTCAAGTATCAAGGTTACCCATACAG TTTCCTTTTCCGATGA
- the LOC135350173 gene encoding ubiquitin carboxyl-terminal hydrolase isozyme L3-like, with the protein MADKKDKWLPLEANPEVMNKYVSNLGMVMSYQFHDVFGLDPDLLCMLPQPCIALLLLFPINKNVRESESKEKERIEKDGQLVSPSVYFVKQTIGNACGTIGLLHAIGNCQDKISFKDGFLKTFFEKTQSLTPKQRADYLEEDDSISEAHEASAQEGDTAPPAPEEDVNLHFISIVHKDGCVYELDGRKDYPINHGKSTTDTFLVDAAKVCKSFMDRDPTELHFTVVALVAAD; encoded by the exons ATGGCCGACAAGAAAGACAAGTGGTTACCTCTAGAAGCCAATcctgag GTGATGAACAAG TATGTCTCCAACCTGGGGATGGTGATGAGCTACCAGTTCCACGACGTGTTTGGCCTGGACCCTGACTTGTTGTGCATGCTTCCTCAGCCGTGTATTGCTCTACTGTTGCTGTTTCCCATTAACAAGAAC GTCAGAGAAAGTGAGTCTAAAGAGAAGGAACGCATTGAAAAGGATGGTCAACTGGTTTCTCCTTCTGTTTATTTTGTCAAACAGACTATTGGCAATGCGTGTGGAACAATAGGACTACTTCATGCGATTGGCAACTGCCAAGACAAAATTTCCTTCA AGGATGGTTTCTTGAAGACATTTTTTGAAAAGACACAATCCCTGACGCCTAAACAAAGAGCAGATTATCTTGAGGAGGATGAT AGTATCTCTGAAGCACATGAAGCAAGTGCTCAGGAGGGAGATACAGCA CCACCTGCACCTGAGGAGGACGTCAATCTTCACTTTATCAGTATTGTACACAAGGATGGATGTGTCTATGAActag ATGGAAGAAAAGACTATCCAATCAATCACGGAAAATCAACAACTGACACTTTCCTCGTG GATGCTGCCAAAGTGTGCAAGTCCTTCATGGATAGAGATCCCACTGAACTACATTTCACAGTCGTGGCACTGGTGGCTGCTGACTAG
- the LOC135349785 gene encoding uncharacterized protein LOC135349785, whose protein sequence is MITSYHQYSAVYTCVGVKWSTLYLHTELLVLILGPRYNQRCIMEDPISVQHPPTTEDFENKQFECEYDGCDRKYTSRGNLKTHVKSHEGQFNYQCDYDDCDKAFITSYRLKVHRRVHTGEKPYLCEKDDCDKSFNTKYRLSAHQRLHTGNTFNCEFDNCAKQYTTRSDLKKHSRKHTGEKPYQCKVGGCGKSYSASHHLKSHLLKHNEINCYFEGCSFYSNDLSELQTHIKTEHEAQFNSTFIHTPEEGSLVDAVNTLQKLAEAAQMVLKQSDVFTQFQNVPPSNQSVSQGFQATSIPSLMDMSTYHHDMSTIDQSNNNIDMLSMDQSTSNVFNQSSVPVSSNINFFGLPENQSTEIDGATDNSTQTMEFNALSFSELLAGDFNQAFEVQPMMQSSSAQVSSQYNSIINLPNPDPIYSGSSISDSVFASINIGPTKRDQVCQTDLQPTSGETTFAEEKSCGDCINCCSCCSCSDMSCSCSVKKSALAGFPSNVLIDREKMSLSENLITAAKSGNTKEVRRLLSKGALFTKDQYGNTALHEAAWNGNSDIVKILLTGFCFVDSINNTGFTPLHLASQNGHAKVVKTLLKWKANPSLVNQHGETALHLVAKYNHANVISSFAAHKVCLDLRGKEGNTALHIAAKLGNVETAKAMLSAGAHPAISNDRSLRPLNYAETGGYPALAKLINTAMQKYKPKHRNPSNGMSPRAPPASPGSPYTTGYSLSQPEDYPCSLSQPLGEASPAHVHGIKPRTQRSKSAKTSKDVRSSANKQTSKKLIKTEKEDKLTGSLSPAPYKYFSSQDELDSSGLYPDSKEGYHRSISPAHRQATIDQMLTEIETEYMGPGYKYKPLISSLYVDSNNYSHPRPVNSAKTYLQSTRNGDVTKENYDILTAPGSDDEYDYPNPNNTNSSNSNNSSLQKSNQSQVPNEHSHYQSPRQTRKLPSPPASPLPTTTTGNFKNHTYEPLKPKEDVDTYVYMAPLSDYPELLQPESTQHARSSLSPKTSDSQSLLSESGSELSAGSIGGSKSGKKVAAVRDSPVEADRLHEPNAVLEPVKGILITQTTNEAEKSQLEDYLQKELETIRQAFQIRLNQLEKRYQRQLELEKHKHILSPLLPQQVHPNPSQRREQAKLKRNSWHSCMPTEQDFEIPDKKSESVLNGDVPSGSDIYEHDPSLVNELPESLRGVDHKMQDNSNKPTEDEFSDYEDMSAECTVDKDSQELIHQKVSDYRDRMLHHFKEKSEAQIAAIEQEYQSQINEVQRKCEDNASEEVVQLKGRIRNLEEQLEVQTTLV, encoded by the exons ATGATTACGTCATACCACCAGTATAGCGCAGTGTATACGTGTGTCGGTGTAAAATGGAGCACCCTCTATCTGCATACTGAGCTGCTAGTACTGATACTTGGTCCAAGATATAATCA GAGGTGTATTATGGAAGACCCTATATCAGTCCAACATCCACCCACCACTGAAGACTTTGAGAACAAGCAGTTTGAGTGTGAATATGATGGCTGTGATCGCAAGTACACTTCTAGAGGAAATCTCAAGACACATGTAAAATCTCACGAAGGACAGTTCAACTACCAGTGTGATTATGACGACTGTGACAAGGCGTTCATCACTTCATATAGACTCAAAGTTCATCGTCGAGTACACACGGGAGAGAAGCCTTACCTCTGTGAGAAGGATGACTGTGACAAATCTTTCAATACCAAGTATCGACTGAGTGCACACCAGAGGCTACACACAGGAAATACGTTTAATTGCGAATTTGACAACTGTGCAAAACAATACACCACTCGAAGTGATCTTAAGAAACACTCTCGGAAGCACACTGGTGAGAAGCCTTATCAGTGCAAGGTGGGCGGATGTGGAAAGTCTTACAGTGCCTCACATCATTTAAAAAGTCACTTGCTCAAACACAATGAAATAAACTGCTACTTTGAAGGCTGCTCGTTTTATTCTAATGACCTCTCAGAACTTCAAACTCATATAAAAACCGAGCATGAAGCTCAATTCAATTCCACTTTCATCCATACACCTGAGGAAGGATCTCTGGTTGATGCTGTGAATACCCTTCAAAAGCTCGCAGAAGCCGCTCAAATGGTACTGAAACAAAGTGATGTCTTCACACAGTTTCAAAATGTTCCTCCATCAAATCAGAGCGTATCACAAGGATTTCAAGCTACCAGTATACCCTCTCTAATGGACATGTCAACCTACCACCATGACATGTCTACTATCGATCAATCAAACAATAACATTGATATGTTGTCTATGGATCAATCTACCAGCAACGTGTTCAATCAATCCTCAGTCCCTGTAAGCTCCAACATCAACTTTTTCGGTCTCCCTGAAAACCAGTCCACTGAAATTGATGGAGCAACAGACAACAGCACACAAACAATGGAATTTAATGCTCTCTCTTTTTCTGAATTGCTGGCTGGAGATTTCAATCAAGCATTCGAAGTACAACCAATGATGCAGTCTTCTTCTGCTCAAGTTTCGTCTCAATATAATTCGATAATTAATCTGCCCAATCCTGATCCTATTTATTCTGGATCGTCTATTTCCGATTCTGTATTTGCCAGCATCAACATTGGACCTACGAAGAGAGACCAAGTTTGTCAAACAGATCTTCAACCCACTTCAGGCGAAACAACGTTTGCTGAGGAAAAATCGTGTGGAGATTGTATAAACTGTTGCAGCTGTTGCTCATGTAGTGATATGTCTTGCTCTTGTTCCGTGAAGAAAT CTGCTCTAGCTGGGTTTCCAAGCAACGTTCTAATAGACAGAGAAAAGATGAGTTTGTCAGAGAACCTCATAACTGCTGCAAAGAGTGGCAACACTAAAGAGGTCCGGAGGCTGCTGAGCAAAGGAGCACTCTTCACAAAGGACCAG TACGGCAATACTGCATTGCACGAGGCAGCTTGGAATGGAAACAGCGATATTGTTAAAATTCTCCTAACCGGGTTCTGCTTCGTGGACAGCATCAATAACACTGGTTTCACTCCCCTTCACTTGGCCAGTCAGAACGGCCATGCAAAGGTTGTCAAGACTCTGCTGAAATGGAAGGCTAACCCATCCCTTGTGAACCAG CATGGAGAGACTGCTCTGCATCTCGTGGCTAAGTATAATCACGCTAATGTTATCTCCTCCTTTGCTGCTCACAAGGTCTGCCTGGATCTCAGAGGAAAG GAGGGGAATACTGCTCTCCACATTGCTGCTAAGCTGGGAAATGTCGAGACAGCTAAGGCTATGCTCTCTGCTGGTGCACATCCTGCCATTTCCAATGAT AGATCTTTGAGACCACTGAACTACGCTGAGACTGGCGGCTATCCTGCTCTGGCCAAACTAATCAATACCGCAATGCAG AAGTACAAGCCAAAGCATCGCAATCCTAGCAATGGTATGTCACCGAGAGCGCCCCCCGCCAGTCCTGGCTCCCCCTACACCACGGGCTACTCTCTCTCTCAGCCCGAGGACTACCCTTGCAGTCTCTCTCAACCACTGGGGGAAGCATCAccagcacatgtacat GGGATTAAACCTCGTACCCAGCGATCCAAGAGTGCTAAAACTTCCAAAGATGTCCGCTCCTCAGCTAACAAGCAAAC GAGCAAGAAGCTCATTAAAACAGAGAAAGAAGACAAG ctcactGGCTCCCTCTCACCAGCACCCTACAAGTACTTCTCCAGTCAAGATGAACTGGACAGCAGTGGCTTGTACCCTGACAGTAAGGAGGGGTATCACAGGAGCATATCCCCAGCCCACAGGCAGGCCACCATTGACCAGATGCTCACAGAGATTGAGACCGAGTACATGGGCCCTGGATACAA GTATAAGCCTTTGATTAGCTCACTGTACGTGGACAGCAACAACTACAGTCACCCACGGCCAGTCAACTCGGCCAAGACGTACCTTCAATCGACTCGTAATGGAGATGTAACCAAGGAAAACTACGATATTCTCACAGCACCTGGCTCTGACGATGAATACGACTACCCAAACCCTAACAACACCAACTCTTCTAATTCCAACAACTCCTCTCTTCAAAAGTCTAATCAGAGTCAAGTGCCAAATGAGCATTCTCATTACCAGAGCCCCAGACAGACACGAAAGCTGCCCTCCCCACCAGCCTCCCCTCTCCCTACTACTACAACGGGGAATTTCAAGAACCACACGTACGAGCCACTCAAGCCTAAGGAGGATGTGGACACATACGTGTATATGGCCCCTCTCAGTGATTATCCAGAACTATTACAGCCAGAGAGCACACAGCATGCTAGGAGCTCGCTCAGTCCAAAAACATCGGACTCTCAAAG TTTACTGAGTGAGTCTGGCTCTGAGCTGTCAGCAGGCTCCATTGGAGGCAGTAAAAGTGGAAAGAAAG TGGCTGCAGTCAGGGACTCTCCTGTAGAAGCTGACAGACTGCATGAGCCAAATGCTGTACTGGAGCCAGTCAAGGGAATATTGATAACCCAG ACCACTAATGAAGCTGAGAAATCACAACTGGAAGACTACCTTCAGAAAGAACTAGAAACGATTCGTCAAGCCTTTCAAATCAGACTTAACCAACTCGAGAAGAGATACCAGCGTCAACTTGAGCTTGAGAAACATAAGCACATCCTCTCCCCTCTCTTGCCACAACAAGTTCACCCCAATCCCTCCCAGCGCAGGGAACAGGCCAAACTGAAACGAAACAGCTGGCACAGTTGTATGCCTACAGAGCAGGATTTTGAGATTCCTGACAAGAAGAGCGAGTCAGTTTTGAATGGAGATGTTCCAAGTGGGTCAGATATCTATGAGCACGATCCGTCTCTCGTGAATGAGCTCCCAGAAAGCCTGAGAGGAGTTGATCACAAGATGCAAGACAACTCGAACAAACCAACAGAAGATGAATTCAGTGACTATGAAGACATGTCAGCAGAGTGCACGGTGGATAAAGACTCTCAGGAACTAATCCACCAGAAAGTTAGTGACTATCGTGATCGAATGCTACACCACTTTAAGGAAAAATCGGAGGCTCAGATAGCTGCAATAGAGCAAGAGTATCAGAGTCAAATCAACGAGGTGCAAAGAAAGTGCGAAGACAACGCTTCTGAGGAGGTGGTTCAGTTGAAGGGCAGGATAAGAAATCTCGAGGAGCAATTGGAAGTACAGACTACTCTAGTTTAA